GTGTTAGGTATCCCACAGAAGGAGAAGGTACATGCAGTGTTTCAATCGATCTGACTAAGGTCAACAAAAGCATGCAAATTTTCGGCGAACTCGGCGTTATCAAATTGAATGACGAGAGACGGTTTATGGAATTGAGGCCAATTTATTTTTATTGGCACAACGCAAAATTCTACGACATCATTAAGTCCAGATATTCATCTAAAGCAGGAAAATTGACTCTCCACAGTTCGGGTATTTGCAGAAAAATTAAAAATCAAAAAATTACTTTTCAGCAAAATTGCTCTATGACAAATGTGATCGATCTGTTTGGCGTAAAATATATTGAATATACATGGAAGAATAACAAGCACGCTCATGTTATAGAGACTGTCGATTCAATTAAATTTGAAAAATCAAAAGTCTCACGTGCAAGTACTATATCAGAGAGCTTACAGAAATTATTTCCCGAACGAGGTTCCCCAAAAGAGGAATACGGTGATTGTCTTTCGCTGCCGGGAAAGCTCAACTTCTTTTGTTACGAGCAAAAGTCATCTGAAACAGAAATAGACCCAAAGAAAATATCGCTTAACTAGCGAGCGGACTAGCCCATCACTCCCCGCGCCCGACGAACTCGGCGACGTCTTCAAGGCTCATGGGTGCGGCGAGGTTGTCTTCCAGCCGCGAGCGGATGCTTTCGAGGTCACCAACCATCGCGTTAAGACGATCGGACAGCCGATGATGCATCAGGTTGGCCAGATCGGGATATTCATCCATCACGCGCCGGAACAGGATGCGGCGGATCTGAACCACCTTCACATCTTCGATCGCCGTTGACATGGCAGACCGACGGGTCTCCGCCAGCAGTGCCATTTCGCCGACAAGACTGCCAACACCGAGAATCTGGGATTGAATATCAAGGCCGTTCTGAGAAATCGTCATGCGGATCTGGCCTTGGGCAATAACAAACCCCGAATCCGCCAGATCTCCCTGCCGAAAAATCACCTGCTTGGCCCGATAGGCGCGCGACTCCGCACCAAAGGC
The sequence above is drawn from the uncultured Cohaesibacter sp. genome and encodes:
- a CDS encoding cyclic nucleotide-binding domain-containing protein — translated: MSLTSDIDLLRRVPFFSDFNEDQLRLLAFGAESRAYRAKQVIFRQGDLADSGFVIAQGQIRMTISQNGLDIQSQILGVGSLVGEMALLAETRRSAMSTAIEDVKVVQIRRILFRRVMDEYPDLANLMHHRLSDRLNAMVGDLESIRSRLEDNLAAPMSLEDVAEFVGRGE